The genomic stretch tatgtgtatgtgtaacTTAATGTGTATGTTCGGTGTACGCAGGTCCCGAATGTCGAATACTGAGTAGTGTTTGTGTACAGGAATGGAGTGACCTGTGAAGTTCGGTGTACCAGTGTCCTGACGACGACTATCAGCCCATAAATCTGTTTCAAATTTCGTGTaatataaattgtgaaaacgttacttttggtgttttattttataaattctgGAGGTGTTTTGAAGCCTGTCGGCCAGCTCGTAACAAATGGTGTCAGAAGTGGGATTCAAATCCAGTCGACAGAGACAAACCTCcacttcaacattcaacatGATGACGACAGTTTTGGCGCAGACCACCTCAATGCACGGATCAATCTTCATTGGATCATCGAGTGTTCCGTTGTACCAACAGATTTGTTAAAGACCCTCATCGACTTCATGGGATTCAGGAAAGTCAGCACCCTGTGACCAGAACATTATCTCAAAGTGTATCATTCTACCAGCGATGATGAAATTCGATGTTATGAGGGAAATGCATCTAGACGGATCATCCAGTCGAGTTTGAAGTCCATGCATTGACCAGGCGGAAGGACAGTTTCTTGTTTTCGTTTTGAGCATAACATTAtaacatttgaaatttgaatttctttatCTACTGATAAAActgttcaaaattatatttatttgtttattgtgtaatttagaatttttttttattttggacaaaattctttgttgtttttttttaaaactgtttgtatgtacttatatttaattttgaaattttttgtagGAAAGTGTTTGACAGAGTTATTCGGGACCTAGAGGTCAGCTGTTGACACTGAAATTACGTCGTAGATACATCACCTCAGTAAGTTGTGTGTCTGTAAGTTGTTATCGTTTTCACATCACGTTTGAAATATAATATCTATCGTGTATTGGTGTCCTATCAAACTCAGGTGTGTATCGACAGGTATGTTGGAAGTTTCCATTTTTTCAGTTGTCACATAGTGTGTTGTCTGTATGAGTTATTGTCGATTGAGTTTTCATCATGTCACAGTCTTTAAAATCGATCATTGATTATGGAGCGTCATTGGGTTACAAGGAGGAAACTCTTAGAGACTTTGTTAAGCTCCAACAAGAAATAGAACGTGAAGAGCGGAAGGCGGAAAGAGAACGAGTAAAGGAGGAGCTAGATTTTAAGAGATTGATGGAAAAACATGACAAAGAACTACAGATACAGCAAATCACTCATCAGCAGCAAATGGAGATGATGCACGAGAAAGAAAAGTTAAAAGCTGCAGGTGTTGATGAGGTGAGTGTCAAGTTTAAGGGACCAAAGATCCCGGCTTTTGAAGATGGCAAAGATGAAATGGATAGTTACTTACGTAGATTTGAGAGATATGCAGAATTACAGCAGTGGCCAAAAACGTCGTGGGCTATGAGTCTAAGTGCACTTTTGAAAGGTAGGGCATTAGATGTTTATGCATTGTTAACCAAAGAGGATGCTTTAGATTATGATAAGTTGAAGTTAGCTCTCCTACAGCGTTATGAACTTACAGAAGATGGCTTTAAACGAAAGTTTAGATCAGCTAAGCCTGACGTTGGCGAAACTTTTGTTCAGTATTCTGTCAGAATGAGTAGTTATTTGCAGAGATGGTTGAAAATGGCACACATAGCAGAAACTTATGAAGCATTGTTTGATTTAGTTTTACGTGATCAGTTTCTTAATGTTTGTAATAGAGATCTAATTCTGTTTTTGAAAGAGAGAACGCCAAAGAGTATTCAAGACATGGCACAGTTGGCAGATCAGTATCGGGAAGCAAGAATGACCAATGCGGCAAACTTAATCAAGATTCAAGGCCAGGGATTTCAATCTTCAACATTAAGCGTTCCTGGAAACTCTAAAGACAATCCAGGTGAGAATAGACATCAAAACACAAACAAACCTTTTGTTCCAAAATCAGACAGACGTTGTTACAAATGCAACCGAGTGGGTCATATTGCTTCGGAGTGCAGACCAAAACCAAAGGTTGGCATGGTTACTACCCAGGAATCACCGGACACACAGGAAACTTCACCAGTAGAGGCTGAATTTCCAGCGCAGGTATCTTTTGTAAATACAATACCTACAGACACTGGTACTAATACATTTGTACTCGATTCTCCGACAACAGTGTCTCCATCATGCTATCTTCAGCAGCAGCACAATATGCCATTGTCAGCAGGATATGTTGAGGGTAAGCCCGTTACAGTACTGCGAGACACAGGATGCAGTGGCATAGTTGTACGGACAAGTAAGATTGACGAGCAAAATGTGATTAAAAACAAGTTTCAAACATGCATTTTGGCAGACGGTTCATCTATTAGAGTACCTGTTGCTTCTATTTTCATTGACACGCCCTATATTACAGGTACATTTGAAGCATGGTGTATGGAGAAGCCAGTTTACGACCTCATCATTGGTAATGTGGAGAAAGTGAGACCACCTGGAAATCCAGATCCGCAATGGTCAGAGGCTCATGCTGTTGAAACCCGAAGACAAGCCAAAGCAAAGCTCAAACCGTATCATCAACTCAGAGTTCCGGAAATTTTAAATGAGAACATCACTCCACAGGATAATAAAGTAGAACAGCAAACATGTGACCCCTTACAGAAAGTACGTCATGTGTCAAATTCAGGCAAAGAAGAGGACTATAAGATTGATGTGAAAGGTAAAACAAAAACGTTTCATGTAAATATGGTGACCAAGTATAGTGACAGAAATGCTGATCCACCGAATGTAAACCAAGATGATGAAGCTACAGTCAGCTCTGCTGTGATTGACCGCCCTGAAGATGAAGAGGTCGAAGAATATGGATTACCAAGTGTCGGGGACAAGGAGGAGTTATCGAGTATGGACATCAACCAAGAGCTGGGCCCTAAAGATAGGCAGAAGATCGTAGGTAAAGACCAATTGAAAGCACAATCAGACAAAGAAAAGACAATCGATGAAGCGGTGGTACATGTACCTTGCACAAAACGTAAATTAAGAACTGTTCATGGCCATTATACCTTTTACAAGAAGTTCATTCCAATTTTGTTATCAATTGTGTTACTCTTTACATGTTTATTAAAGCAATTTTTTCTTCTGACGGATGCTTCTGAGAGAGGAATTGGTGCAGTCCTGATGCAGTTTGACGATGAAAGCGGATTGAAACTTCCGGTAGCATATGCCAGCAGGAAACTGAAGGATAGTGAATGCAGGTATTCCACGATCGAGAAGGAATGCTTAGCAATTGTTTGGGCGGTCAACAAATTTCAACTGTATCTCTATGGTCGTGAATTTCTAATTGAAACCGATCATCAGTCGTTGATGTATTTGAATAGGGCTAAGGTGATCTACGCCAGAATCATGAGATGGGCACTTGGTCTTCAATCATATAGATACCGAGTCATTGCAATTAGAGGCAAGGATAATCAGGGTGCAGATTATCTCAGTAGACAATGAATGTGTGTTATTTTGTGTACATATGAACTGTTGGTTTTAAGTGTTCGTAAATGTATGTTCGGAAGTATAAGTATACTTCTTGTAAAGGGGGAGGTATTGTTACATTTACGAtgctgttttaatttgttttctatttttagttATCCTGTACTGGACCTCTTATTCTATAACCCTTTCTGGTACCCCTCGATACCTGTATATATCCACCTGAGTTTAGGTTTTTGGCTCTCTTTGGACCGGGTAAAATCACCTGCACGTTCTTCCTGATATTATCAGTTTCGTTAGTTCAATTCTCTAATTTTGTAATACAGACACGGCTTCTGAGGTGAGTAAACCATTTTACTTATTCAATTCTCtttctatttgtttattaaatggTCCTGGGATAACTTTGTTGtttcaatgtgttttatttgtaatttgtattgtttgaatGTCCCTTTCGTAAGTTATTCGTTTGTTATGTTCGTTATATAGTTCATTACTAGTATTTCTTTAGTTATCTATTGTCGTGAGTAGAGTATATTCATAGGGCTGCCGTAATTTGAGTAGTAATGTGTATGTCGTGTTTAGTGACTCTAACAGTGTAATTGGCAAGTAAATGTCGTTACAGTATTTTAAGTTACGTGTAAAGTAATTTGGTTTATTAGTATGTATCGTGAAATGCAAGTAAATGTAATGCAGCGCTGCCACGTGTACCACGTTGTCTCACTGTTATGTACGGTGGGTCATGTGAGTCAATACTTGTATGGAactttatgtgtatgtgtaacTTAATGTGTATGTTCTGTGTACGCAGGTCCCGAATGTCGAATACTGAGTAGTGTTTGTGTACAGGAATGGAGTGACCTGTGAAGTTCGGTGTACCAGTGTCCTGACGACGACTATCAGCCCATAAATCTGTTTCAAATTTCGTGTaatataaattgtgaaaacgttacttttggtgttttattttataaattctgGAGGTGTTTTGAAGCCTGTCGGCCAGCTCGTAACAATGTGAGTTTACCATTACCATTGAGTGGACTTATGTCAAACTCTTGTTGAAGACATTCTCTTCATTTAagatgttttattcattttattaactCTTACACCTCACTTTTGATTTAGTTGACTCACTAGAATTGAAGGTTTACTCTATGACATTTGTCACTCGTGTTTGATCCAATCGCAGCGTTTAAAACAGCCgcttgtaaaaagaaaaaaaaactttagaaGAAACACATGTGAGTTATTTGGTAATTCCGCTCCTCTACGATACGCTATACAATATCTAACAACATCCCGTACGGGGTCATCTCAGAGTGACCTCAGATGTTGACCAATCAGCACGTCGCCTAGTAAATTCTCGGTTCGGTCTTGTTCTTTCGGAACTCTGTGGATTTTAGAAAGCGTCTTGTTAATTCCGCGTAAACTAAAAGATGGCGGCTGCCATCGTTTCTTCGCCGAGGACACCTAAACGAGTGTATAGCTTGACTGATATATGCTGTCTTTGTGGGTTTTCGTTTGTTGTAAAGGAGATAGATAGAGAGGGCAATGTTCAGGTGAAGAAATTATTCTGATTGAAAAAAAGGTGACAGAGGAAAAGCGAAATATTATTCAAGAAGTGATGTCCATACATTCTAGTGCAGAAGGTGTATGCGTGAAATGCTTTAGCAAAgtcgaaaaaatatttaaatacagaAGAGAAATTGCAGTCATGGTGTCGCAATTTGAAGAAAGTATGAGGAAATTTAAACTGAAGGCAACACCGGAATCATCAACCAGGAAAAAACGAGCTCTGCGATCACCAGAGgttagtttttgttttatatactcATTAAAAAAAGGAGATAGCTCATTGGTGCTGTTTAAATGATAGTATGCTGTaattaatatttgtaataatcaaatttgatatcaattagTCAGTACAACCAAATTTAAGCTTGGTAAACATACCAGGTACCCGTAGATTTTGAACTGTTGAAAGGACTGCATTTGTATTGAGGAATTAACTACAAAATGCGGTTTAACTGTACGATATTTATTTGTGTATTATTTTGgtaaataattatgtataaaaacattcaTGAAAGTATGTCTTATGCAGGTGTCTGCCCCAGAACTAAAGAACACCTGCAGGTCAGATGTTACTAAACATGGTACCACTCAACCACTTCACATGGGTATGTTGCtaattttaaatacatacatatacaatggatatttcatgttttctgttttcataaaaatgaactGAATGAAGCGATTCAACTTGTGTTTACAATGGCTACGccgctagtacatgtataaatttgatTGAACAACAATGTATGCATCTGTACTTGTACAGTATTtctgtattttataattaaatttgtcTTCAAGGTCACAAGGATACAGAATTCAAACAAGCAAAGAAGTCACTTAAGTTTGTTGCTGAAGATGTTCATGCAGTTAAACATCCCACAGAAGGttattatttaataatcatAAATGCTCAATAAAGCTTTCTCTCTGTCAGGAGTGCTTAGTTTCATCCATTATGTATCtattttcaacaataatatattcaaaaaatcattttgatttcaGGATTTAAACAGAATTTCTCAATTTCTTCAATCAGTGCAGAAATCCAACATCCAAGACTGGCAGACGTACGTATATGGCTatgttaaacaattttttaacttaTGCACATGACACAATATCTTAATGTAGTTGCAGGTgacaagttattatttttacatgtatgtgtatatgtgaattaaattgtaaataaaacataaacgGTTAAGATTTAGAGTTGGAAAAATCACACTATgttattattatacatttatttttttgttacattACACAGGTAACTCTTCTTGAAGCAAAGAAGTCTGTTTTGGCCAAAACCACGTACAGAGATATTTTGCCAGATCCAAAAGGTATGCATCAGCATCTgccaactattttttttaaacatgttaaaggtTTTTTCATTAgttgtgtattttcaattaaatcatgttgttaaatgataacGAGAGGGCAATTCAAGCACCAGCTTCAGGGAGGATATATGTgcaatgaatttataaacattataaagGGATGAGGCAGGTGGGGTCATAAAAAGAATTTCACTAATGTCCTATTCCCCATAGCATACCTTTTTATTGACACAAGTTTCTACATGTTTCTGATGTACATTCACAAGAAAAGGCAGCCCTGCATATGAATTTATATTGTAACTTTCATTCATTGTGTAATGTTTTGTTGACTTGTTGATTGAAAATGATCGTAATGTATATAGAAGGACAatttttagaagtatgaatttTCCTCAATGAGGAAACAAGTACTAATTGTCATACTTATTAATTACAGGCCCTGACAacatagaaaacaaaaaaacagcAAAGAAGTCTCTATTTTTTGTTGACCCAACAGATCACTCAAGAGAAGGTATATTGATCATTGATGATGGAATTGAtttatctcaaaatattttatgtgcAAATCTTATCTACATGTTCTATTAATGgtgtgtgaaaaaaatatttagttaaaacaataaatgctagatcataaataaagttcatttaatatttatttcagatatctcaaaaaaatGTGAACTGTCTAGCCAGACTTTGCGAGTCCAAGGGGAAATAGAGGTGAGACTTCATTAAGTTAGATTTGTTATTTatcaaatgcatgtattttttaattgaatttgtttATCCAGTTCAAtgttcattctaaaaaaaaaccattcatgTATTGTAAATGATATTACAGCAAACCcagtaaagaaaattaaaaataactgtttatttagaattttatttctcagtaatttcttatatgtacatgtataatagcaTTTACAATCATTcatgtgtttttatattttatttttgtgttccAATGTTTGCAATTGGTAGAATGTTGTTAGTTTGCTTCTTTGTTCCAGTTGTTTCAATTTGATTTCTTCAAGAATTTCCTGTTTGTTCCTGCCAAATTACAATTTCACAGGATTAGCTAGATATGGTAAGATTACTTTTAAATACTAAGATATATATAAGtgattaaaacaataattctgctaaaacaataattgaaaatgacttggaaagaaaatattataattattttgatgataaaaCTTCCCAAATACTGATGTTacttttaatcaaaattcatCGCAGAAGTTGGTAGGATTTACACCTGCACTGTATATACAAGCTTTAAAGACCGGGTCTGGGGTATAAATAGCAGCCAATGAGAAAAATGGAggatatttcaattttcttgccaGCTTTCACTTCGAAGGgataatttttgattttttatattattcatttgttttcatcttttgaAAGTTGTCCAGTAACTAAAGTTAACTGAAGCAAATGTTCAAGAATTCACAGAACATTAAAATACCATCtgataaatttgtatttttaatttgaaaatctgAAGCGACTTGAAATTTAAACTTCTACCGGTTTTGATTGACAGCTCAGACATTCACtctgtgtttacatttttaccGGAAATACACATCACCATGGACGCATGCAAATGGCTGACAGTCTTACCGTAAAATAAAAAGCTCAGTATTcctgtaattatttatttacactaTAACTCTTTCATACTATAAACAGATTCCAAGATAAAGAACACATACGGCGTAAACAACCGTCTCAGCAGCAGTCCGTTTTAGTGTTTATCATTAGCCTTATCGGAATCAGCGAGTGGTATGGCCACGCAAAGATGATACCAGTCCACACATGATAGCGGTCACAGCACGATGACATAACTTCTGTATGCtaattcttttcttttgtaaatatataaataaataatagtaacgaataaaaattaataattcagCAATTAATGATTTCACTTCCAGCGATGTCCCATGTATGGAATATTTTTCGGATTGGGATACCAGAATCGCACAAGTTTTAAAACACACTGTGGCAAAATATCTCTGCGATGGCATACAACATCTCTTAGTCTGGGATCTGCCTGCAATGACTCTGTTTTCCGAGATTTGTATCTTGTGTCCATAAACACTCCCCTGTGAAATAGCATTGTCCAGAAAAgcttgtatttttcttttctcagGACCCTATTTCGTTCGTTTGCCCTAACTGGCTCTGATAACCACCACATCTGTCTATTATTTTCATCTGTGATACATGGTCTACATAAACAATGCTGACATTCTTCGCAGTTTTCATTCTGTGAAATACGGAATGTTCTTTCAAACTCAGTTTCTTCAATGTTACTGTCCGCATCTTCTTGATTCACTTCATTTAAATCCCAgtcattgaaattaaaaaattgaataatagcTTCTTTTTGCTCAGAATTGACTCGCAATGATATAACACTTGTTTCCTCATTTTCCTCCATTTTCATTATGAGATGGCCTGACCGCGCTTTGTTTTGGAGGGAAATGTTTTGGAATTGGGTGTACTAAGGGATGCTTCATAATTGATCATAatcatatttcttatttttagctcacctgagctgaaagctcaagtgagctattctgatcacattttgtctgtcgtccgtctgtccgtctgtccgtctgtctgtctgtccgtctgtccgtctgtccgtaaacttttcacattttcaacatcttctcaagaactactgggccaatttcaaccaaacttggcacaaatcatccttggGCAagggggattcaaagttgtgaaaattaagggccacactcgttttcaaggggagataattagaaattaatgaaaaatttcgagaaattttcaaaaatcttcttctcaagaaccagaaagccaggaaagctgaaacttgtgtggaagcatcctcaggtagtgtagattcaaagttgtgaaattcatgacccccgggggtagggtggggccacaatggggggtcgaagttttacataggaatatatagcgtaaatctttaaaattcttattcTCGGAAACTAATgatccaggaaagctgaaacttgtgtggaagcatcctcaggtagtgtggattcaaagttgtgaaattcatgatccctgggggtagggtggggccacaatgtgtggtcgaagttttacataggaatatatagagtaaatatttaaaaatcttcttctcagaaactaatcagccaggaaagctgaaacttgtgtggaagcatcctcaggtagtgtagattcaaagttgtgaaaattatgacccccaggggtagggtagggccacaatggggggtcgaagttttacataggaatatatagagtaaatctttaaaaatcttcttctcagaaactaatcagccaggaaagctaaaacttgtgtggaagcatcctcaggtagtgtagattcaaagttgtgaaaattatgacccccaggggtagggtagggccacaatggggggtcgaagttttacataggaatatatagagtaaatctttaaaaatcttcttctcagaaactaatgagccaggaaagctgaaacttgtgtggcagtatcctcaggtagagtagattcaaagttgtgaaaatcatgacccccgggggtagggtggggccacaatggggtggtcgaagttttacataggaatatatagagttaatctttaaaaatcttcttctcagaaactaatgagccaggaaagctgaaactcgtgtggaagcatcctcaggtagtgtagattcaaagttgtgaaaatcatgacccccgggggtagggtggggccacaatggggtggtcgaagttttacataggaatatatagagtaaatatttaaaaatcttcttctcagaaactaatgagccaggaaagctgaaacttgagtggaagcatcctcaggtagtgtagattcaaagttgtgaaaatcatgacccccaggggtagggtggggccacaattgggggtcgaagtttta from Crassostrea angulata isolate pt1a10 unplaced genomic scaffold, ASM2561291v2 HiC_scaffold_118, whole genome shotgun sequence encodes the following:
- the LOC128169316 gene encoding uncharacterized protein LOC128169316 isoform X2, with product MSQSLKSIIDYGASLGYKEETLRDFVKLQQEIEREERKAERERVKEELDFKRLMEKHDKELQIQQITHQQQMEMMHEKEKLKAAGVDEVSVKFKGPKIPAFEDGKDEMDSYLRRFERYAELQQWPKTSWAMSLSALLKGRALDVYALLTKEDALDYDKLKLALLQRYELTEDGFKRKFRSAKPDVGETFVQYSVRMSSYLQRWLKMAHIAETYEALFDLVLRDQFLNVCNRDLILFLKERTPKSIQDMAQLADQYREARMTNAANLIKIQGQGFQSSTLSVPGNSKDNPGENRHQNTNKPFVPKSDRRCYKCNRVGHIASECRPKPKVGMVTTQESPDTQETSPVEAEFPAQVSFVNTIPTDTGTNTFVLDSPTTVSPSCYLQQQHNMPLSAGYVEGKPVTVLRDTGCSGIVVRTSTFEAWCMEKPVYDLIIGNVEKVRPPGNPDPQWSEAHAVETRRQAKAKLKPYHQLRVPEILNENITPQDNKVEQQTCDPLQKVRHVSNSGKEEDYKIDVKGKTKTFHVNMVTKYSDRNADPPNVNQDDEATVSSAVIDRPEDEEVEEYGLPSVGDKEELSSMDINQELGPKDRQKIVGKDQLKAQSDKEKTIDEAVVHVPCTKRKLRTVHGHYTFYKKFIPILLSIVLLFTCLLKQFFLLTDASERGIGAVLMQFDDESGLKLPVAYASRKLKDSECRYSTIEKECLAIVWAVNKFQLYLYGREFLIETDHQSLMYLNRAKVIYARIMRWALGLQSYRYRVIAIRGKDNQGADYLSRQ
- the LOC128169316 gene encoding uncharacterized protein LOC128169316 isoform X6 — its product is MSQSLKSIIDYGASLGYKEETLRDFVKLQQEIEREERKAERERVKEELDFKRLMEKHDKELQIQQITHQQQMEMMHEKEKLKAAGVDEVSVKFKGPKIPAFEDGKDEMDSYLRRFERYAELQQWPKTSWAMSLSALLKERTPKSIQDMAQLADQYREARMTNAANLIKIQGQGFQSSTLSVPGNSKDNPGENRHQNTNKPFVPKSDRRCYKCNRVGHIASECRPKPKVGMVTTQESPDTQETSPVEAEFPAQVSFVNTIPTDTGTNTFVLDSPTTVSPSCYLQQQHNMPLSAGYVEGKPVTVLRDTGCSGIVVRTSKIDEQNVIKNKFQTCILADGSSIRVPVASIFIDTPYITGTFEAWCMEKPVYDLIIGNVEKVRPPGNPDPQWSEAHAVETRRQAKAKLKPYHQLRVPEILNENITPQDNKVEQQTCDPLQKVRHVSNSGKEEDYKIDVKGKTKTFHVNMVTKYSDRNADPPNVNQDDEATVSSAVIDRPEDEEVEEYGLPSVGDKEELSSMDINQELGPKDRQKIVGKDQLKAQSDKEKTIDEAVVHVPCTKRKLRTVHGHYTFYKKFIPILLSIVLLFTCLLKQFFLLTDASERGIGAVLMQFDDESGLKLPVAYASRKLKDSECRYSTIEKECLAIVWAVNKFQLYLYGREFLIETDHQSLMYLNRAKVIYARIMRWALGLQSYRYRVIAIRGKDNQGADYLSRQ
- the LOC128169316 gene encoding uncharacterized protein LOC128169316 isoform X5, producing MSQSLKSIIDYGASLGYKEETLRDFVKLQQEIEREERKAERERVKEELDFKRLMEKHDKELQIQQITHQQQMEMMHEKEKLKAAGVDEVSVKFKGPKIPAFEDGKDEMDSYLRRFERYAELQQWPKTSWAMSLSALLKGRALDVYALLTKEDALDYDKLKLALLQRYELTEDGFKRKFRSAKPDVGETFVQYSVRMSSYLQRWLKMAHIAETYEALFDLVLRDQFLNVCNRDLILFLKERTPKSIQDMAQLADQYREARMTNAANLIKIQGQGFQSSTLSVPGNSKDNPGENRHQNTNKPFVPKSDRRCYKCNRVGHIASECRPKPKVGMVTTQESPDTQETSPVEAEFPAQVSFVNTIPTDTGTNTFVLDSPTTVSPSCYLQQQHNMPLSAGYVEGKPVTVLRDTGCSGIVVRTSKIDEQNVIKNKFQTCILADGSSIRVPVASIFIDTPYITGTFEAWCMEKPVYDLIIGNVEKVRPPGNPDPQWSEAHAVETRRQAKAKLKPYHQLRVPEILNENITPQDNKVEQQTCDPLQKVRHVSNSGKEEDYKIDVKGKTKTFHVNMVTKYSDRNADPPNVNQDDEATVSSAVIDRPEDEEVEEYGLPSVGDKEELSSMDINQELGPKDRQKIVGKDQLKAQSDKEKTIDEAVVHVPCTKRKLRTVHGHYTFYKKFIPILLSIVLLFTCLLKQFFLLTDASERGIGAVLMQFDDESGLKLPVAYASRKLKDSECRHGF
- the LOC128169316 gene encoding uncharacterized protein LOC128169316 isoform X1, with the translated sequence MSQSLKSIIDYGASLGYKEETLRDFVKLQQEIEREERKAERERVKEELDFKRLMEKHDKELQIQQITHQQQMEMMHEKEKLKAAGVDEVSVKFKGPKIPAFEDGKDEMDSYLRRFERYAELQQWPKTSWAMSLSALLKGRALDVYALLTKEDALDYDKLKLALLQRYELTEDGFKRKFRSAKPDVGETFVQYSVRMSSYLQRWLKMAHIAETYEALFDLVLRDQFLNVCNRDLILFLKERTPKSIQDMAQLADQYREARMTNAANLIKIQGQGFQSSTLSVPGNSKDNPGENRHQNTNKPFVPKSDRRCYKCNRVGHIASECRPKPKVGMVTTQESPDTQETSPVEAEFPAQQQHNMPLSAGYVEGKPVTVLRDTGCSGIVVRTSKIDEQNVIKNKFQTCILADGSSIRVPVASIFIDTPYITGTFEAWCMEKPVYDLIIGNVEKVRPPGNPDPQWSEAHAVETRRQAKAKLKPYHQLRVPEILNENITPQDNKVEQQTCDPLQKVRHVSNSGKEEDYKIDVKGKTKTFHVNMVTKYSDRNADPPNVNQDDEATVSSAVIDRPEDEEVEEYGLPSVGDKEELSSMDINQELGPKDRQKIVGKDQLKAQSDKEKTIDEAVVHVPCTKRKLRTVHGHYTFYKKFIPILLSIVLLFTCLLKQFFLLTDASERGIGAVLMQFDDESGLKLPVAYASRKLKDSECRYSTIEKECLAIVWAVNKFQLYLYGREFLIETDHQSLMYLNRAKVIYARIMRWALGLQSYRYRVIAIRGKDNQGADYLSRQ
- the LOC128169316 gene encoding uncharacterized protein LOC128169316 isoform X4, whose translation is MSQSLKSIIDYGASLGYKEETLRDFVKLQQEIEREERKAERERVKEELDFKRLMEKHDKELQIQQITHQQQMEMMHEKEKLKAAGVDEVSVKFKGPKIPAFEDGKDEMDSYLRRFERYAELQQWPKTSWAMSLSALLKGRALDVYALLTKEDALDYDKLKLALLQRYELTEDGFKRKFRSAKPDVGETFVQYSVRMSSYLQRWLKMAHIAETYEALFDLVLRDQFLNVCNRDLILFLKERTPKSIQDMAQLADQYREARMTNAANLIKIQGQGFQSSTLSVPGNSKDNPGENRHQNTNKPFVPKSDRRCYKCNRVGHIASECRPKPKVGMVTTQESPDTQETSPVEAEFPAQQQHNMPLSAGYVEGKPVTVLRDTGCSGIVVRTSTFEAWCMEKPVYDLIIGNVEKVRPPGNPDPQWSEAHAVETRRQAKAKLKPYHQLRVPEILNENITPQDNKVEQQTCDPLQKVRHVSNSGKEEDYKIDVKGKTKTFHVNMVTKYSDRNADPPNVNQDDEATVSSAVIDRPEDEEVEEYGLPSVGDKEELSSMDINQELGPKDRQKIVGKDQLKAQSDKEKTIDEAVVHVPCTKRKLRTVHGHYTFYKKFIPILLSIVLLFTCLLKQFFLLTDASERGIGAVLMQFDDESGLKLPVAYASRKLKDSECRYSTIEKECLAIVWAVNKFQLYLYGREFLIETDHQSLMYLNRAKVIYARIMRWALGLQSYRYRVIAIRGKDNQGADYLSRQ
- the LOC128169316 gene encoding uncharacterized protein LOC128169316 isoform X3 codes for the protein MEKHDKELQIQQITHQQQMEMMHEKEKLKAAGVDEVSVKFKGPKIPAFEDGKDEMDSYLRRFERYAELQQWPKTSWAMSLSALLKGRALDVYALLTKEDALDYDKLKLALLQRYELTEDGFKRKFRSAKPDVGETFVQYSVRMSSYLQRWLKMAHIAETYEALFDLVLRDQFLNVCNRDLILFLKERTPKSIQDMAQLADQYREARMTNAANLIKIQGQGFQSSTLSVPGNSKDNPGENRHQNTNKPFVPKSDRRCYKCNRVGHIASECRPKPKVGMVTTQESPDTQETSPVEAEFPAQVSFVNTIPTDTGTNTFVLDSPTTVSPSCYLQQQHNMPLSAGYVEGKPVTVLRDTGCSGIVVRTSKIDEQNVIKNKFQTCILADGSSIRVPVASIFIDTPYITGTFEAWCMEKPVYDLIIGNVEKVRPPGNPDPQWSEAHAVETRRQAKAKLKPYHQLRVPEILNENITPQDNKVEQQTCDPLQKVRHVSNSGKEEDYKIDVKGKTKTFHVNMVTKYSDRNADPPNVNQDDEATVSSAVIDRPEDEEVEEYGLPSVGDKEELSSMDINQELGPKDRQKIVGKDQLKAQSDKEKTIDEAVVHVPCTKRKLRTVHGHYTFYKKFIPILLSIVLLFTCLLKQFFLLTDASERGIGAVLMQFDDESGLKLPVAYASRKLKDSECRYSTIEKECLAIVWAVNKFQLYLYGREFLIETDHQSLMYLNRAKVIYARIMRWALGLQSYRYRVIAIRGKDNQGADYLSRQ